Proteins encoded in a region of the Strix uralensis isolate ZFMK-TIS-50842 chromosome Z, bStrUra1, whole genome shotgun sequence genome:
- the C6 gene encoding complement component C6, which produces MDNFATDKTMLMYLILLNLAIRNSQGCYCEHYPWGSWSACSQTCNYGTQTRHRQIRMDEYYSQNFCDQLCTKQESRACNQQTCPINCRLGDFGPWSECDPCIKKQFRVRTLLRPSQFGGQACTEPLVDSRPCFPAKLCNIVEVDCKNKFQCESGRCIAKKLECNGENDCGDNSDEINCGRKKTVCNRKYESIPGVHLIGSGFHILAGESRGEVLGNSFNGGQCTTVKHNEKRKSYRVPANLEAVSFQVIDEEDDVTSDFYNDLTPLSDSAHRSSSSTHGARRSSGIPFLFSRKTRVKVTSSSSFKKAIEASYEKNSKFIRVHKVISVANFTMKQSDLQLSDVFIKALNHLPLEYNYALYSRIFDDFGTHYYTSGKMGGSYDILYQYSSEELKNSGLAVDESMECVRTETTRRVFFRKKKKVSTRCTTNRMTVKHEGSILESAERSVSLVKGGRSEYAAALAWEKMGAFPGHTVFTNWLESTKDNPVVIDFEVSPILDLVKNVPCSVTKRRNLGRALREYVGRFDPCQCAPCPNNGRPVLSGTECLCLCQAGTYGKNCETRAPGYKSVAVDGRWSCWSEWSSCDASFKTRRTRECNNPSPMNGGKPCEGEREEEEDCYVSVFVDGGAPCINDDEARREEDVLIGEPESGCSRPDPPENGFIRNEKNQYAVGEEAEIVCVSGHILSGYQFLQCLPDQTWTQQHVECQPSVCLRPPTSDSVTISPFKQQYNIGETMKLSCPAGFIVTGQTQYTCGKDLTWIPPILKSITCEKDVQTEIRGVCNPGQKQVGSRCVCMSPEEDCGHFSEDICVLHAVSEQNVTKTSCQYSAEMCLGEQSFHFLHAGPCHGDSNLDWAIERAKLSTKSLKKVPCGYDTCYDWEECPGTQTQCFCLMPYQCPKEESRLHCIQMESTGRRRTVSHCTLAAMKCAGIKLEVLDQGTCLV; this is translated from the exons ATGGACAACTTCGCTACAGACAAGACTATGTTAATGTACCTGATCCTGCTGAACCTGGCAATTCGCAACAGCCAGGGGTGCTACTGTGAACATTACCCATGGGGGTCGTGGTCTGCCTGTTCACAAACCTGCAATTATGGCACACAGACCAGGCACAG GCAAATAAGAATGGATGAATATTATAGCCAAAACTTCTGTGACCAGCTCTGCACAAAGCAGGAATCTCGTGCATGTAACCAGCAAACATGTCCTATCAACTGTCGTCTTGGAGACTTTGGCCCTTGGTCAGAATGTGACCCATGCATTAAAAAACAA tTTCGTGTCCGGACACTTCTGCGACCATCCCAATTTGGGGGTCAGGCCTGTACTGAGCCACTGGTGGATTCCCGCCCATGCTTCCCAGCTAAGCTCTGCAACATAGTGGAAGTTGATTGCAAGAATAAATTTCAGTGTGAAAGTG GTCGCTGCATTGCAAAAAAATTGGAATGTAATGGAGAAAATGACTGTGGGGACAACTCTGATGAAATAAATTGTGGGAGAAAAAAGACTGTGTGTAACAGAAAGTATGAGAGCATCCCAGGTGTGCACTTAATAGGCAGTGG aTTTCATATTCTGGCAGGAGAGAGCCGAGGTGAAGTCCTTGGCAACTCATTCAATGGAGGACAATGCACAACAGTGAAGCACAATGAGAAAAGGAAATCGTACCGTGTTCCTGCGAACCTGGAGGCTGTCAGCTTTCAG GTAATAGATGAAGAGGATGATGTAACATCAGATTTCTACAATGATTTAACTCCCCTGAGTGACAGTGCTCATAGAAGTAGTTCATCCACTCATGGTGCCCGAAGATCTTCTGGTATCCCATTTTTATTCTCAAGAAAGACACGGGTTAAAGTCACATCATCTTCCTCCTTCAAGAAAGCCATTGAAGCCTCATATGAAAAG aaTTCCAAATTTATTAGAGTCCATAAAGTCATTTCTGTTGCAAACTTCACAATGAAACAGTCAGATCTGCAGCTCTCAGATGTCTTTATAAAAGCACTTAACCACCTGCCCCTGGAGTACAACTACGCTTTATACAGCAGAATATTTGATGACTTTGGCACTCATTACTACACCTCTGGGAAGATGGGTGGTTCCTATGACATTCTTTACCAGTACAGCTCTGAGGAACTGAAGAACTCAG GCCTGGCAGTGGATGAATCAATGGAGTGTGTCCGAACAGAAACAACAAGGCGTGTGTTCTTCcggaagaaaaagaaagtcagtaCCAGATGCACCACAAACAGGATGACTGTGAAACACGAAG GTTCCATTTTGGAGTCAGCCGAACGGTCAGTCTCCCTGGTAAAAGGTGGCAGGTCAGAGTATGCAGCAGCTCTGGCCTGGGAGAAAATGGGGGCTTTTCCAGGACACACAGTCTTCACAAACTGGCTGGAATCAACAAAGGACAATCCAGTGGTTATTGACTTTGAG GTGTCACCCATCCTGGATTTGGTGAAGAATGTGCCATGTTCTGTGACCAAACGTCGCAACCTGGGGAGAGCCTTGAGAGAATACGTGGGCAGGTTTGACCCTTGCCAGTGTGCCCCATGCCCCAACAACGGCAGGCCTGTGCTTTCTGGGACAGAGTGCCtctgcctgtgccaggctggtACCTATGGCAAAAACTGTGAGACACGAGCTCCAGGTTACAAATCAG TTGCTGTAGATGGTCGCTGGAGTTGCTGGTCTGAATGGAGTTCATGTGATGCCTCCTTCAAAACAAGAAGAACCCGGGAGTGTAATAACCCCTCACCAATGAACGGTGGGAAGCCCTGTGAAGGTGAACGGGAAGAAGAAGAGGACTGTTATGTCTCTGTGTTTGTGGATGG aggTGCTCCTTGTATAAATGATGATGAAgccaggagagaagaggatgtCTTGATTGGTGAACCTGAGTCTGGGTGCTCCAGGCCAGACCCACCAGAAAATGGCTTTATTAGG aATGAAAAGAACCAGTATGCTGTGGGAGAAGAAGCTGAAATTGTCTGTGTGAGTGGTCATATCCTCAGTGGCTATCAATTCCTTCAGTGTCTGCCAGATCAAACCTGGACACAGCAACATGTTGAATGTCAAC CCTCGGTATGCCTCAGGCCACCAACATCTGACAGTGTGACAATTTCCCCATTTAAACAACAGTACAACATTGGTGAAACCATGAAGCTGAGCTGCCCAGCTGGGTTTATAGTCACTGGTCAAACACAGTACACCTGTGGGAAAGACCTGACCTGGATACCTCCTATTTTGAAATCTATTACGTGTGAAAAAG ATGTGCAGACTGAAATCAGAGGTGTTTGCAATCCAGGACAAAAGCAGGTTGGATCTCGGTGTGTTTGTATGTCTCCAGAAGAAGACTGTGG TCACTTCTCAGAAGACATCTGTGTGCTACATGCTGTTTCTGAACAGAATGTGACCAAGACCAGCTGTCAGTATTCAGCTGAAATGTGCCTTGGAGAGCAGTCATTTCATTTCTTGCATGCTGGCCCTTGCCATGGTGATTCCAACCTGGACTGGGCTATTGAAAGGGCAAAGCTCTCTACAAAGAGCTTGAAGAAAGTGCCCTGTGGCTATGACACCTGCTATGACTGGGAGGAGTGTCCAG GGACACAGACCCAGTGCTTCTGCCTGATGCCTTACCAGTGTCCCAAAGAAGAGAGCCGCCTTCACTGCATCCAAATGGAGTcgacagggaggaggaggacagtCAGTCATTGCACGCTGGCAGCCATGAAGTGTGCTGGCATCAAACTGGAGGTTCTGGATCAGGGGACCTGCCTGGTGTAA